The Pedobacter roseus genome contains a region encoding:
- a CDS encoding DUF1440 domain-containing protein yields the protein MENSNQNTFSLKKVFLISLIAGTLDGLAAVIFLAKMNFTGVFQYIASAVLGNAAFTGGIKTAIIGLTLHYFIAFSFTLLYTFASTKIALLKQHFILSGVIYGLVVWTVMNLIIVPLTKIPATPFHYEKAVLNAVILIFCIGLPISYLTARKIN from the coding sequence ATGGAAAATTCTAACCAAAACACATTTTCATTAAAAAAGGTATTTTTGATCTCACTCATTGCCGGAACTTTGGATGGCCTGGCGGCAGTAATATTCCTGGCAAAAATGAATTTTACCGGTGTATTTCAATATATCGCAAGTGCCGTTTTAGGGAACGCAGCTTTTACAGGTGGGATTAAAACAGCCATAATTGGTTTAACATTACACTATTTCATTGCCTTTAGCTTTACGCTGCTTTATACCTTCGCGAGTACAAAAATAGCTTTGCTTAAACAGCATTTTATATTATCAGGAGTTATTTATGGTTTAGTTGTCTGGACGGTTATGAACTTAATAATTGTTCCGCTTACCAAAATACCAGCAACACCATTCCACTACGAGAAAGCTGTTTTAAATGCTGTAATCCTAATTTTTTGTATTGGTCTACCGATTTCTTATTTAACCGCCCGTAAAATTAATTAA
- a CDS encoding glycosyltransferase, with the protein MSGKQIFQTETKRRWNTFTWVSRTFFLVFIVAIICVVYTLSSVQAPNLPFIDTNTPLTQKQLDKLKKSQQYKDFTIEKSKLQKIKKDREHRILTHRGNSKRINMAFYVSWAGSKDASISDLKRNISHLDMVATESFFLNGDSIVDKVDTAALKVIHNGKKSAIAVVSNYNKDHWDGAAVKRLLNNQPAQQKLIYDLIAITKKYGYSGINIDFEELNLENSDSFNNFMKNLYAQFHAEKLIVSQDISPENDDYKPEILQNYNDYIVLMAYDQHTDQSNAGDISHQEWVEEKLDDICSKVDADKVILALACYGYDWPKNSIGVPITYEQAMTTAVNYKSKINFNPESANLNYSYNDGSGIKHEVYFTDAATYFNLIRKADDWDIAGIALWRLGSEDKRLWSFISNDLSLDTLKKKPFDLRKISSLNMGGISYLGDGEILDLISTPTPGSVKFTLNKDNFSIADQKYIRLPEQYVIKRFGEADKKIALTFDDGPDPVYTPQVLNILKQEKVPGCFFVVGIMAEQNMELLRQEYNDGYEIGNHTFFHPDMSAIGPRRVKFELNATRRLIEAVTGHSTILFRAPFNADAEPQNISEILPVAQSRKENYINIGEYIDPEDWQPGKTADQIFNEVVKQHENGNILLLHDAGGNREATVAALPRIIKFFKAKGYTFTTVGDLMGKKRSELMPAVKSTANSGFSGSGDYFFINFFYYGNMILNIIFSVAIVLAILRTIFIAYLAIRQRKRAKRNVGKLIANPSEQVSIIIPAYNEEVTAVQTINSLLKTTYPNFELIFVDDGSKDKTFEIINEHFGNHPQVKVFRKENGGKASALNYGISKASSEFVICIDADTQLKDDAVTELMRYFYSEKIAAVAGTVKVGNANNIITKWQSIEYITAQNMDRRAFDLLNTITVVPGAIGAFRKNVIIEIGGFTVDTLAEDCDLTMRILKAGYKVKNCDSAIAYTEAPETVNMLLKQRFRWSFGVMQSFWKNRKTLLNKKYGYFGMVGMPNILIYQIILPLFSPLADLFMLISLISGLFSLSAINNLTLTGFSGILSLHNGFGQVLFYYIIFIVVDMFFAAIAFRMEKEKYTNLLYIFPQRFFWRQLMYVVLFRSFRKAIKGELETWGTLKRTGNVKEQTA; encoded by the coding sequence CAAAAAATCAAGAAAGACCGCGAGCACCGTATTTTAACCCACCGTGGCAACAGTAAGCGCATCAATATGGCTTTTTATGTAAGTTGGGCAGGAAGTAAAGACGCATCTATATCAGATTTAAAACGCAACATCAGCCATTTGGATATGGTGGCAACCGAATCGTTCTTTTTAAACGGCGATTCTATTGTCGACAAGGTAGATACAGCTGCATTGAAAGTAATCCACAATGGCAAAAAATCGGCTATTGCAGTGGTTTCCAATTACAACAAAGATCATTGGGATGGTGCGGCGGTAAAACGCCTGTTAAACAATCAACCGGCACAGCAAAAGTTGATTTACGACCTGATCGCGATCACTAAAAAATATGGCTATAGTGGCATTAACATAGATTTTGAAGAGCTTAACCTTGAAAACAGCGATAGTTTTAACAATTTCATGAAAAACCTATACGCCCAGTTTCATGCAGAAAAACTGATCGTTTCGCAGGATATCTCGCCAGAAAACGATGATTATAAGCCAGAAATCCTTCAAAACTATAATGATTACATTGTTTTAATGGCTTATGACCAGCATACTGATCAAAGTAATGCCGGCGACATTTCACACCAGGAGTGGGTGGAAGAAAAGCTGGACGATATCTGTAGCAAGGTAGATGCAGATAAGGTTATCCTGGCTTTAGCCTGTTACGGTTATGATTGGCCAAAAAATAGCATTGGCGTACCAATTACTTACGAACAAGCCATGACTACAGCGGTTAATTACAAAAGCAAAATTAACTTTAACCCCGAATCGGCCAATTTAAATTATAGCTATAATGATGGAAGTGGCATTAAACACGAAGTATATTTTACCGATGCGGCCACTTATTTTAACCTAATCCGCAAGGCTGATGACTGGGATATTGCCGGTATTGCCTTATGGCGTTTAGGATCAGAAGATAAACGTTTATGGTCTTTCATTTCCAATGACCTTAGCCTTGATACTTTAAAGAAAAAGCCTTTCGATCTGCGCAAAATTTCTTCACTAAATATGGGCGGTATTTCTTATTTAGGTGATGGCGAAATATTGGACCTGATTTCTACCCCTACTCCAGGCAGCGTAAAGTTTACCTTAAATAAAGACAATTTTTCTATTGCGGATCAAAAATACATCCGCCTTCCTGAGCAATATGTTATAAAAAGATTTGGAGAAGCGGATAAAAAAATTGCTTTAACCTTTGATGATGGTCCTGATCCGGTTTATACCCCACAGGTACTAAACATTTTAAAACAGGAAAAAGTACCCGGCTGTTTCTTTGTAGTGGGTATTATGGCCGAGCAGAATATGGAATTGTTAAGGCAGGAATATAATGATGGTTACGAAATTGGAAACCATACTTTTTTCCATCCCGACATGTCGGCTATCGGCCCAAGACGGGTAAAATTTGAGCTTAACGCCACGCGCCGTTTAATTGAAGCCGTTACAGGCCACAGCACCATTTTGTTCCGCGCACCGTTTAATGCCGATGCCGAACCTCAGAACATTTCAGAAATTTTGCCGGTTGCGCAAAGCAGAAAAGAAAATTATATCAACATCGGTGAATACATCGATCCGGAAGATTGGCAGCCTGGAAAAACTGCCGATCAGATTTTTAATGAAGTGGTAAAACAGCATGAAAATGGGAACATCCTTTTGTTGCATGATGCAGGGGGTAATCGGGAGGCTACTGTTGCCGCTTTGCCAAGGATTATCAAATTCTTTAAAGCCAAAGGATATACTTTTACCACCGTTGGCGATTTAATGGGCAAAAAAAGATCAGAATTGATGCCTGCGGTTAAATCAACAGCAAATAGCGGTTTCAGCGGTTCTGGAGACTATTTTTTCATTAATTTCTTTTACTACGGAAACATGATTTTGAACATCATATTTTCTGTTGCCATTGTATTGGCCATTTTAAGAACCATATTTATCGCTTACCTGGCCATTAGACAACGAAAAAGAGCAAAACGTAATGTGGGCAAATTAATCGCCAATCCTTCTGAGCAAGTGAGTATCATTATTCCCGCTTACAATGAAGAAGTTACGGCTGTACAAACCATTAATAGCCTCTTAAAAACTACTTATCCCAATTTTGAGCTCATTTTTGTTGATGACGGATCGAAGGATAAAACCTTTGAAATCATTAACGAACATTTTGGCAATCACCCGCAAGTAAAGGTTTTCAGAAAAGAAAATGGTGGTAAAGCATCAGCTTTAAATTATGGTATTTCAAAAGCAAGTTCTGAGTTTGTAATCTGTATTGATGCGGACACGCAACTAAAAGATGATGCGGTAACCGAACTGATGCGCTATTTCTATAGCGAAAAAATTGCAGCTGTTGCCGGAACGGTTAAAGTTGGAAATGCCAATAACATCATTACCAAATGGCAATCTATTGAGTACATTACAGCTCAGAATATGGATAGAAGGGCCTTCGACCTGTTAAATACCATTACTGTTGTTCCGGGAGCAATTGGTGCCTTTAGAAAAAACGTAATCATTGAAATCGGCGGTTTCACTGTCGATACCCTCGCTGAAGATTGCGACTTAACGATGCGCATTTTAAAAGCAGGTTATAAAGTTAAAAACTGCGATAGCGCAATTGCTTACACAGAAGCGCCAGAAACGGTAAATATGCTTTTGAAACAACGTTTCCGCTGGAGTTTTGGAGTAATGCAAAGTTTCTGGAAAAACAGAAAAACACTGCTTAACAAAAAGTATGGCTATTTTGGAATGGTGGGCATGCCTAATATTCTGATTTATCAGATCATTTTACCTTTATTTTCCCCACTTGCCGATCTTTTCATGCTGATTTCCTTAATAAGTGGATTATTTTCGTTAAGTGCCATCAACAATTTAACACTAACCGGCTTTTCGGGCATTTTAAGCCTGCATAATGGATTTGGACAAGTGCTATTTTACTACATCATTTTTATTGTGGTAGATATGTTCTTCGCCGCCATTGCCTTCCGAATGGAAAAAGAGAAATATACCAACTTACTTTACATTTTCCCACAACGTTTTTTCTGGAGACAATTGATGTACGTAGTGCTGTTCCGCTCTTTCAGAAAAGCGATAAAAGGTGAGTTAGAAACATGGGGGACCTTAAAAAGAACAGGTAACGTAAAAGAGCAAACAGCTTAA